The stretch of DNA AAGCGCCAATTCGGTAGAAATAATCTCAAACACACATATTCTTCACATGAACAAGCGTCCCTCGCAAGGACTCTCTTTCCGTCGTTGCATGTCGGCTATAACCAGCACTTCCCTCAACACCATGCGCCCTCAAATTCGCCGACTCCTTGCATCCCGCCTGTTGCGCCTGATAGAATGCGAAGAAACAGCATTTTTCGAAAGAGACATGATGCCAGAGCTGAGCAGATTCCTCGGGCTGATCATCCGCATGTACTTCGATGACGATTCCGAGCACCACAAACCGCACGTCCACGTATTCTACGGAGAGAATGAGGCCGTCGTCTCCCTGGACGGCATCGTGCTCGCCGGCTCTCTTCCCTCCAAGCAGTACCGCCTCGTCAGCGGCTGGCTCGCCCTTCACGAAGACGAGGCGTATGAAGCCTGGAACCGCGCCGTCAGAAACATGCCCTTCGACAAGATCGAACCGTTGTCCTAAGGAGCGCACCATGTTCGAATTCCAAGGCCGCGTGTACGCCAGCAAGCCGACAGGCCTTCTAAAGGTGGTGGATGCGAAGGTAGTGGACGACCTGTGCATGCTGGTCGTGTTCAACACTGGCGAGACGCGCCTGTTCGATGCATCCGAGCTGCTCAGTTGCGAGACGTTCAAGCCCCTCGAGGACAGAGCCGTTTTCGAATCGTTCTCCATCGATCACGGCGTCATCACTTGGAACGACGGCGCCATCGACATTGCACCCGAGGGGCTGTATCGTCGGTCGTTCGAATACGCCGCGCCCCCTCGAGCCGCCGTCAACGCGATAAGCACGTTGACGAAAACGCCTCTGCAGAGCTTGGGCTAAGGATACAAGCAGGAAGAAGGCCCCTCCCCTTTCAACGACCGGGAAAGAGGGCTGCCGCGAACAGGGCTCCGTGCGCAAACCCTCGGATGTCCCCTGACGCTGCGATGAAGCCGCTAAACGACACGTTGATCAGTGCTTCCTACGTCTTCGAGGGCTTCGAGGCAGGGGCTTCGCGCCGCGGGTGATACTATGTGCCGACGAATCATAGATAAGGAAAACACTCAGGAACAGGAAACGGCTGGTCATGAAAAAGGGACTGAATTTCAGAACGATCGAAAGCCAGAAAGAGTATTACGATACCTACGACGACGCTTTGAAGCTTCTGTCTGCGCCGTTTGTTGAAAAATACGTCGCCACGTCATTTGGCGACAGCCATGTCATTTGTTGCGGCAATGAGGAAAACCCGCCATTGGTGCTGCTTCATGCAGCAAGCTGCGGTTCGCTCATTTGGTACAAGAACATACCGTTTTGGAGCACACGTTTTTGCGTGTATGCCATAGATCTGATAGGCGAATCCTCCAAAAGCGTCCTTACGCGAAAGATGAAAACGACGCAGGACAATGCCCAATGGCTTGACGAAACCTTGGCAGGATTGGGATTGGACCAAGTATTTCTTTGCGGGCTTTCAATAGGCGGCTGGAATGCTGCGAATTATGCAGGCTTTTATCCCCAAAAGGTCAAGAAACTCATCCTGCTCAGCCCTGTTCAAACGTTCGCTAAAATGCATCCGTCGTTTTTCATGAAGATCATGAAAATGGGCTTTAATCCTACCAGGGAAAACGTGGAAAACTACATTGGATGGGGAAGCGAAAAAGAAGAACCGTTGCCAGACAGCATTATCAAGCTGTTCACCATTTCCGTTATGAACATGAACTCGAATGCCAGTTTTCCCAAGTGGTTGAAAAAGAACCATTTGCTGCAGGTGAACATGCCAGTCCTGGTCATGATGGGAGAAAACGAGTTTGCCTTTTCGGTCGACCGCGCAACAAAGCGAGCGGAGTCCACAATCAGTCATTTGGAACTGGATGTGGTAGCAGAAGCGTCCCATCTGCTTTGCGCGAGCAAGCCAGATGAGATCAACCGGAGGATGGTTGAATTCTTACTGAAATAATCATCAATTCGGAAAAGTCCCGTTTCCGCAGATCATCGTTGCCGCACGTTTGGCGCTTCCGCAAACGTCGAACAACATGCAGCATATTCATGCTATGATCTCCTATAGTATTTCCTATAGGATATGAGGTAGACATGGTTGTTCCGAAGGGGTCGATCTATTCGTCCACCGCTTTGGCCACGCGGCAGCGCGAGGTGAAAGACGTTGCCGACAAGCACGTGGTTTACATCACCGAAAACGGCAATGGGGCCTACGTGTTCTGCTCCGAAGAGGTTTTCGACCGCGAGCTGCAAGCCGCTCGAGAAGAAGCACGCTACGAAGCCGAAATGCGCTGCGTCCTGCGAGAAGCGCGACGCCAGCTGGACGAGGGCGAATACACCAGCGACGTCGCCTCGTTCAAGCAGCAGATACTTGCGAAGCGGGGAATTCATGGCTGAGGTGCGCATCGCCAACCGCTTCCAAGACGATTTGGACATGGTGCTTTCTGACAAGGTGCTTCTCGACATTCTGAACACCGTCGAACTGCTCGCAATCATTCCATCGCTCGGATCAACCAACGTGCCCAAATCCATTGCCGCCGAATTCGGAGCCGGCGTCCGGAAGATTCCCGTGAACCCCTTCGACATCATCGCCATCTACCACCCCGACAAAGACCTGGTCGAAGTCGCCGGCCTCGTCCACCAGTGAGCCGCCTGGTAGCGACATTTCCACCTTCTGTAACGCTTGAGTGATATACGGTGATTGGTGTATGGCGCTGGCCTGCCCTTTTTCGTACTATGGTCGGCATGGAAAACGAAACCTCCCACACTGTCACCATGCAGGCTCGCGACTGGGTTATCGACGTTCTGGTCGCGGGGCTCGCTTACTTGTTCGGCTGCGGACAGCTGCTGATCACGGCGTCGTCCATCATCATCCAAGACGTCGCGTTCCGGCAGCTGCTCGGCGCCGTCAGCGTCATGCCTACCCAAGAGGTGTACATCGCGCTCGCCGTCACCACGGCGCCGCTCGTGCTGCGACGGCTTCTGCCGTGGCCGGTGTTCCTGTTCAGCCTCGCATCCTTTTTGGTACTGCAATACAACTTAGTAGGGCTTTCTTTCACCGTCATCGGGCCGGCCATCGCAATCTACACCATCGTTGAAGAGCGCGGCATCTCGCAAGGCGTCGCGGCGGGCATCATTGCCGTCATCGGGCTTTTGTTCGTCGTGCCGCTTGACGACCCCACGTCGGTCGCCGTTTTCACGCGGTTCCAGAACATCGCGTTCGTGGTGACCGCCGTCATTGCGGGGTACGCCTACCGCACGCACCGCGCCTACGTGAAAGCGACCGAGGCCCGCGCCGCCGAAGCCGAGCGCACGCGCGAAGAGGAAGCCGCCCGTCGCGTGGAGGAAGAGCGCGTCCGCATCGCGCGGGAGGTCCACGACATCACGGCGCACTCGCTTTCCGCCGTCGCCGTGCAAGCCGCGGCCGCCGAGCGCCTGATCGACCGCAACCCGCAGGCAGCCAAGGAAGCCATCGCAACCGTGCGGGCCACCGCGAAGACCTCGCTCGACGACATCCGATCGATGATCGGCGTGCTGCGCCACGGCGACGACCCTGCCGAAACCATGCCCACGCGCGGCACCAATCACCTGCCTGACCTGGTAGATTACTTGAAAGACGCCGGCATCGACGCCACTTTCGCCGAACGCGGCTACGACCGCGCCATCGTGCCCGCGCACATCGACATGGGCCTGTTCGGCATCGCGCGGGAAGCATGCACGAACATGGTGAAGCACAGCAACGCCCGCCACGCGCGACTGACGCTGACGCTCGAAGGGGGCGTCGCCTCGCTGGAAGTGGCCGACGACGGGCGCGGAAGCGGCACGGCGACCGCCGACGGCACGCTGCCCCGCGGGGCCGACGGCGGCGGTCACGGCATCCAGGGGATGGCCGAGCGCACGCGGCTTTTGGGCGGCACGTTCGAAGCGGGCGACTCGGCCGACGGCGGCTTCCGCATTCGTGCCAGCATCCCTTTGAGAGGGACGGCCGACAGCTGAAAACCGCAGACGCACGACGACACAGCAGCGGCGCGGCCCGCACCGCCCGCTTGAGAACGAAAGGACAACGACCATGGACGAGCAAGAAGTTCGCGTCGTCATCGCCGACGACCAGGACATCGTGCGCAGCGGGTTCAACCTGGTGCTGATGAGCTACGACGGCATCGACGTCGTCGGACAGGCGCGCGACGGGAAGGAAGCCGTGGCGAAGGCGACGGAACTTCTGCCCGACGTGGTGCTCATGGACATTCGCATGCCGCACATGAACGGCATCGAGGCCACGCGCGTCATCCGCGAAAACCCCGACCTCGCCGGCGTACACGTGCTTATCCTAACGACGTTTGACCAGGACGAATACGTCTACGACGCGCTGGCCGCCGGGGCGAGCGGCTTTCTGTTGAAAGACGCCGACCCCGACGAGCTGGCCGCCGCCGTGCGCGTGGTGGCCCAAGGCGACGCCCTCATCGAGCCATCCATCACGCGCCGGCTCATCGAAACGTTCGTCGCCGCCCGCCCGCATTCGTCGTTCGGCATTCGGTCCGGCACCATCTTGCGGTCGCTCACCGACCGCGAACGCGAGATCCTCTCGCTAGTGGCCCGCGGGCTTTCCAACGACGAAATAGGCGCTGAGCTGGTCATTTCCCCCGCGACCGTCAAAACGCACGTCGCCCGCATCATGAACAAGCTCGACGCCCACGACCGCGCCCAGCTCGTCGTCATGGCCTACGAAAGCGGCCTGGTGAAGCCGGGCGGGAAATAGCGGGCGAGAAGGCGGCAGCGGTCGGAGAGCCAAGAGCTGGCGGAGGCGGAAGGGCGGAATGCGGACAGGCCAAAGAGGCGAAAGAACGCTCGGGCTGGCAGAAATAGCCACGGCGATCCCCAAGACCTTCGTCGATCTTGAGAAACGATGACTGATTTTGTCAGCGTTTCCCTAAAACCCGCCGATGACGTCGGAAAACGCGTACGGGCCGTCGGTGGCGATGACCAGGTAATTGTCGTCGCTGGCAAAGCCGTCGTCACTCGCATCGATGGCGCAGGCGCTCGCGAAGTGCCCCTGCAGCCGTTCAAGCAAGCCGTGCAGCCGCGCAAAGTCTTCGGGCGAGCCGTCGCACGTGACATTGATGCAGTAGAGGCCGCCGCGCGTCAGGTGCGCGCGCACTGCTTCCAAACCCGCATCGTCCACCAGGTCTTCGGCCTCCTGAGAGCCGAAGAAGGCGTCGTTGACGATAACCTCGTAACGCGCTTCGGTCGCATCAAGGTATTCGCGGCCCGTCGCTTCGATGATGCGGAAGCGCTCTTGCTCGCACCCGTCTTCGGCCTGGGCTTCCAGCTCTTCTTCCAAGCGGTCGACGAAGAAGTACTCGTAGGCCAGATCGACCACGCCCGGATCCGGCTCGACCACGTCGATGCCCACGTGCGGCCGCGACATGAGCAGGTGCTTCGGGTAAGAACAGCCGCCCCCGCCCAGCATGAGCACGCGGTCGATGGCCAGGCCCTGATTGGCCGCCTCGAACATGCGGTCGAAACTGCGATAGTACGCGAAAACGGGCTCGTGCCAGCGTTCGCCCAGGTAGGTAGCCGATTGATAGGCGCCGCCGACAGCCAGCACGCGCACCGGCGAGCCGTCATCGTCATAGATGGTGTCGACGTAGGCCGGCCCGGCCTCCAATATGACGCAGAAGGAAACCTCCTGGTCGTCGGCAGAAGGCTCGCAGGCGGTCGGCTGGTCGACGGCGTCGGCGAAACCTGCGGGGTCAACGCAGTCGGCGGGGCTGATGGGGTCCATGGGCGCTCCTTCGAGGCAAGCTGGCACGTCGGCACGCCAACGGGCGCGCCGCAGCATCCAGTATAGCGCGGCGCTTCGACCAAGCGGCCAATCGCGGCGTTTTCCTGATCGAAACCCATGCGGCCTTCCCTTCGGGTACACTCTTTGGTCGGGGAATCGAAACCGCCGCCGCACGCCGGCCGCACGCCGCCTCCCCGCCGAGAGAAAGAACCGCCCATGAACGCCACGCACACCGCCCCCCGAGAAGACGCCGCCGCATCCACGCACGAAAACGAGCCGGTCAACGCCACGTCAGTTGCCGCAAGTGATTCTGTTTTCGTATCTGATACTAAAACAGACAACCGCCCCCTGCAGACGCCGCCGCCCAGGCCCGCCCGCGTCACGAAGCCTGCCGCGACCACGCCTTCCGCCTTCGCCCGCAACGCCGCCGCGCACTTCGCCACGATCACGCGCCACCGCCTGATCGTCTGCGAGCTGTGCTGCAAAGCGGGGCTGGTGTGGCAGGGGCTCACGCACGACCTGTCGAAGTACTCGCCCACCGAATTCGCGACCGGCATGCGCTACTTCCAGGGCACGTTCTCGCCCAACGCGGCCCAGCGCGACGCCGAAGGCTACTCGACGGCGTGGCTGCACCACAAGGGACGCAACCGCCACCACTTCGAGTACTGGACCGACATCGTCAAAGGGTCCGACGGGTCGCTCGTGGGCGTCCCCATGCCGACGCGCTACGTCATCGAGATGTTCTGCGACCGCATCGCCGCGTCGAAGGTGTACGAAAAAGAGGCCTACACCGACGCCAGCTCGCTGATATATTTCTCGCGTGAGCTGGGACTTCCGCGCATACCCATGCATCCGGACACGGCGGCGTTCCTCTACGTGCTGCTGGACATGCTGGCCGAGCGCGGCGAGGAAGCCACGTTCGCCTACATCCGCGAAAACATCGTCGCCCCGCGCTACGTCTACACCCCGAAAGGCCGGTTTTAGGGGACCGCCGCAAGCGAAAGCGGCAAAAGCTGCAAAGAGGGATAGCGAGGACGGCGCGAAGAACGACGCAGAAGAGACTCAGGCACCTTCGTCGGAAGGGGCCAAGACGCAGAGATGCCCGGGGAGGGGGCGGTTGTCCAGGCCGTCCCCTGCTCCCGGGCGCTTTGGGCCGCGGCGCGAAGGAATGTTGTGAAGAAAGGTCGTCGCGCGGCGGCGTCCTCCGGCGCCGGCGAGATGTGAAAGGAGCCGGCGACCGGGCCCCGCCGAGGGCGTGTCAGAAAGGTTGTCCCTTCGGGCGGGGGTGGTGCGAAGGGCCGTCCGGGGTCCCGCCCGGCGGCTCGCCTCGTCGTGGGCCGGCGGCCCACGGGGGCGGCTGCTCGAAGGAGCCAGCAGGCGCCCCCGCGGGCCGCCGGGGCCGGAGGGCCGGGGCGGAAGCCCCGGTCCCCCGGCCTCCGGGAAGGCGGCTCCCCCGAGGGGCCCGAAAGTGCGGGCGAACCTCAGGGAGGCGTCAATCGGTCAGGCTAGATGCGGACTAGCGGGTGGCCGTCCACACGCCGGAGCCGTTGACCCAGTAGCGGCCGACCCACGCGTTGGAGGCCATGGCGCCGGAGGCGTCCATGTAGTACCACTTGCCGCCGACCTGCTGCCAGCCGGTGAGCATCTTGCCGAAGGTGCCGTCGTGGGCGGTGTTGAGCAGGTACCACTCGCCGCCGTCCTTCAGCCAGCCGGACTGCATGTCGCCGGAGGCGCCCATGTAGTACCAGCCGCCGTCTACCTTCTGCCAGCCGGTGAGCATGGCCCCGTAGCTTCCCTTGTGGGACTGGTTCAGGAGGTACCACTCGCCGTCGGCGTCCTGGAACCACTGGGTGTTGGTCATCTTTCCGTTGGCCTCGAAGTGGTACCAGGCATTGTCGATCCACTCCCAGCCGTCCTTGACCTGCTTGCCGTCCTTGTAGTAGGCCCAGTCGTTGCCGGAGCCCACCCAGCCGGTCTTGCCGGCCGCGGGCTGCGCAGGCGCCACGGGCTTGGCGGTCGGCACGTAGGCCACGGTGGCCGTGCCGGCGTAGTTGCCCTTGTAGGTCACGGTGATGGTCTTGGTGGCCGCGTCGGGCTTGTAGGTGAAGTCGTTCGAGGTCAGGCCCGGCACCGTGACGACCGGCAGGCCGGCGGCGTCGTAGGACACCTGCGGCTTGGCGGTCACCGTCGCAGGCGCGATGACGAAGCTCTTCTCGGCCGAGTTCGTCCAGCCCTCGGAGGCCTTGCCCGTCACCGTCACCTTGTAGGAGCCGGCGTCGGTGGCGTTGCCGTCCACCTTCACGTCGTAGGCCTTCGGGTCGACGACGACCTTCTTGCCGCCGGAGGTGTAGCTGACCTCGACCTTCGGGTCCTGGGCCTTGCCGTTGTAGACGGCGCCCGCGACCGAGACGTCGGCCTTGGCGACGTCGTAGAGGACGGCGGATTCCTTCTCCACCGTGCCGGCGTAGTTGCCTGCGCCGGTGACAGTCGCCTTGACCTTGCCGGGAACCGTCGCGCCCTCGGCGACGGCGACCGTGTAGTCGGTGCCGGCGACGAGCGCCGCCTCGCCGAACGTCACGGACACCGCGTCGGCGGCGGAGGCGCCGGGGGCCACAGACGCGGCGACGGCCACGTTGTCGGCCGTAAGCTCGGCCGGGGCGATCTTGTAGGGGATCTCGATGGAGCCGGTCAGATTGCCGTTGCGCGGCGAGAGCACGATATAGGAGGTGCCGGCGTTCACGCCCGTGCCCTCCTTGACGGCGATGCTCAGGTCATCGTAGATCTTCGACAGAAGCTCCGGCTCTTTATTGGCGAGCTCCTTGTTGGCCGGCTTGAAC from Xiamenia xianingshaonis encodes:
- a CDS encoding spermidine synthase → MDPISPADCVDPAGFADAVDQPTACEPSADDQEVSFCVILEAGPAYVDTIYDDDGSPVRVLAVGGAYQSATYLGERWHEPVFAYYRSFDRMFEAANQGLAIDRVLMLGGGGCSYPKHLLMSRPHVGIDVVEPDPGVVDLAYEYFFVDRLEEELEAQAEDGCEQERFRIIEATGREYLDATEARYEVIVNDAFFGSQEAEDLVDDAGLEAVRAHLTRGGLYCINVTCDGSPEDFARLHGLLERLQGHFASACAIDASDDGFASDDNYLVIATDGPYAFSDVIGGF
- a CDS encoding response regulator transcription factor; this translates as MDEQEVRVVIADDQDIVRSGFNLVLMSYDGIDVVGQARDGKEAVAKATELLPDVVLMDIRMPHMNGIEATRVIRENPDLAGVHVLILTTFDQDEYVYDALAAGASGFLLKDADPDELAAAVRVVAQGDALIEPSITRRLIETFVAARPHSSFGIRSGTILRSLTDREREILSLVARGLSNDEIGAELVISPATVKTHVARIMNKLDAHDRAQLVVMAYESGLVKPGGK
- a CDS encoding DUF4160 domain-containing protein — translated: MPELSRFLGLIIRMYFDDDSEHHKPHVHVFYGENEAVVSLDGIVLAGSLPSKQYRLVSGWLALHEDEAYEAWNRAVRNMPFDKIEPLS
- a CDS encoding sensor histidine kinase, whose protein sequence is MENETSHTVTMQARDWVIDVLVAGLAYLFGCGQLLITASSIIIQDVAFRQLLGAVSVMPTQEVYIALAVTTAPLVLRRLLPWPVFLFSLASFLVLQYNLVGLSFTVIGPAIAIYTIVEERGISQGVAAGIIAVIGLLFVVPLDDPTSVAVFTRFQNIAFVVTAVIAGYAYRTHRAYVKATEARAAEAERTREEEAARRVEEERVRIAREVHDITAHSLSAVAVQAAAAERLIDRNPQAAKEAIATVRATAKTSLDDIRSMIGVLRHGDDPAETMPTRGTNHLPDLVDYLKDAGIDATFAERGYDRAIVPAHIDMGLFGIAREACTNMVKHSNARHARLTLTLEGGVASLEVADDGRGSGTATADGTLPRGADGGGHGIQGMAERTRLLGGTFEAGDSADGGFRIRASIPLRGTADS
- a CDS encoding alpha/beta fold hydrolase, giving the protein MKKGLNFRTIESQKEYYDTYDDALKLLSAPFVEKYVATSFGDSHVICCGNEENPPLVLLHAASCGSLIWYKNIPFWSTRFCVYAIDLIGESSKSVLTRKMKTTQDNAQWLDETLAGLGLDQVFLCGLSIGGWNAANYAGFYPQKVKKLILLSPVQTFAKMHPSFFMKIMKMGFNPTRENVENYIGWGSEKEEPLPDSIIKLFTISVMNMNSNASFPKWLKKNHLLQVNMPVLVMMGENEFAFSVDRATKRAESTISHLELDVVAEASHLLCASKPDEINRRMVEFLLK
- a CDS encoding DUF5662 family protein, which produces MNATHTAPREDAAASTHENEPVNATSVAASDSVFVSDTKTDNRPLQTPPPRPARVTKPAATTPSAFARNAAAHFATITRHRLIVCELCCKAGLVWQGLTHDLSKYSPTEFATGMRYFQGTFSPNAAQRDAEGYSTAWLHHKGRNRHHFEYWTDIVKGSDGSLVGVPMPTRYVIEMFCDRIAASKVYEKEAYTDASSLIYFSRELGLPRIPMHPDTAAFLYVLLDMLAERGEEATFAYIRENIVAPRYVYTPKGRF
- a CDS encoding DUF2442 domain-containing protein; its protein translation is MFEFQGRVYASKPTGLLKVVDAKVVDDLCMLVVFNTGETRLFDASELLSCETFKPLEDRAVFESFSIDHGVITWNDGAIDIAPEGLYRRSFEYAAPPRAAVNAISTLTKTPLQSLG